A single window of Bordetella genomosp. 11 DNA harbors:
- a CDS encoding mannose-1-phosphate guanylyltransferase/mannose-6-phosphate isomerase produces the protein MTGPYPEFRPVILCGGSGSRLWPLSRELLPKQFIRLTGERSLLQNTVMRLAANAGARRPLLVCNDAHRFIAAEQLQELDGIQPELLLEPCARNTAPAIAAAALRAMRDGDDPVMLVVPSDHVMEEGEALRDAFRVAHEAASDGALVTFGVRPTAPLTGYGYLRTEASDGPWHRVQAFVEKPNAERAAQFLRDGGYYWNSGMFAFRASVFLHELERLAPAMLDAVRGAVRAGAGDDAAFRLDAAAFATCPSDSIDYAVMERTDSAVAVPLDAGWSDVGAWDAVWDIAAKCPDGNSTSGDVLIEGSRNCLVHATNRLVATIGLDNIVVIETADAVLVVHKDHTQDVKRVVETFRAQHRSEMEHHREVRRPWGSYDSIGQGPRYQIKRITVKPGARLSSQMHHHRAEHWVVVSGTARIHNGDRTFLLTENQSTYIPLGEVHCLENPGKIPLELIEVQSGAYLGEDDIVRFEDMYGRV, from the coding sequence ATGACTGGACCCTATCCCGAGTTTCGCCCCGTCATCCTCTGCGGCGGATCCGGTTCGCGGCTTTGGCCGCTGTCGCGCGAGCTGCTGCCCAAGCAGTTCATCCGCCTGACCGGCGAGCGCAGCCTGCTGCAGAACACCGTCATGAGGCTGGCCGCCAACGCCGGCGCGCGCCGGCCGCTGCTGGTCTGCAACGACGCCCACCGCTTTATCGCGGCCGAGCAGCTGCAGGAGCTGGATGGCATCCAGCCGGAACTGCTGCTGGAACCCTGCGCGCGCAATACCGCGCCCGCCATCGCGGCGGCGGCGCTGCGCGCCATGCGCGACGGCGACGATCCGGTCATGCTCGTCGTGCCATCCGATCACGTCATGGAGGAAGGCGAAGCGCTGCGCGACGCTTTCCGCGTGGCGCACGAGGCGGCCAGCGATGGCGCCCTGGTCACCTTCGGCGTACGGCCGACCGCCCCGCTGACGGGCTACGGCTATCTGCGCACGGAAGCATCGGACGGCCCGTGGCACCGCGTCCAGGCCTTCGTCGAAAAACCGAACGCCGAACGCGCGGCCCAATTCCTGCGCGACGGCGGCTACTACTGGAACAGCGGCATGTTCGCGTTCCGCGCGTCGGTGTTCCTGCACGAGCTGGAGCGCCTGGCCCCGGCCATGCTGGATGCGGTACGCGGCGCCGTGCGCGCCGGCGCCGGCGATGACGCGGCCTTCCGGCTGGATGCGGCGGCCTTCGCCACCTGCCCGAGCGATTCGATCGACTACGCGGTCATGGAGCGCACCGACAGCGCGGTAGCCGTGCCGCTGGATGCCGGCTGGAGCGACGTCGGTGCCTGGGACGCCGTATGGGACATTGCCGCCAAGTGCCCGGACGGCAACTCGACCTCGGGTGACGTGCTGATAGAGGGATCGCGCAACTGCCTGGTGCACGCGACCAACCGGCTGGTGGCGACGATAGGGCTGGACAACATCGTCGTCATAGAAACCGCCGATGCCGTGCTGGTGGTGCACAAGGACCACACGCAGGATGTCAAACGCGTGGTAGAAACCTTCCGCGCCCAGCACCGCAGCGAAATGGAGCATCACCGCGAAGTCAGGCGCCCATGGGGCTCCTACGACTCCATCGGGCAGGGCCCGCGCTACCAGATCAAGCGCATCACGGTAAAGCCGGGCGCGCGCCTGTCGTCACAAATGCATCATCATCGTGCGGAACACTGGGTGGTGGTCTCCGGCACCGCGCGCATCCACAACGGCGACCGGACTTTCCTGCTGACCGAGAACCAGTCCACGTATATCCCCCTGGGCGAAGTGCACTGCCTGGAGAACCCCGGAAAGATCCCCCTCGAACTCATCGAGGTGCAGTCGGGCGCCTACCTGGGCGAGGACGACATCGTGCGTTTCGAGGACATGTACGGCCGCGTCTGA
- the fcl gene encoding GDP-L-fucose synthase, whose translation MADLDQYVFVAGHRGMVGSAIERELRQRGYRNIVTRLHSELDLENQNQVNRFFCTQRVDTVYLAAAKVGGILANQNHPVDFLYRNLMMECNVIRAAHAAGVRRLLFLGSSCIYPKLAPQPMREEVLLTGPLEPTNEAYAIAKIAGLKLCEAYNRQYGARYLCAMPTNLYGPNDNYDLENSHVLPALIRKFHEAREQGSPTVTIWGTGKPRREFLHVDDLARACVMLAESDRAEGVYNVGVGSDVSIAELAAMVAQVVGYHGELVYDTGKPDGTPRKLLDVSRIQALGWRPEMGLRQGIESTYHDYLRHAARQALPLA comes from the coding sequence ATGGCTGACCTGGATCAATACGTATTCGTGGCGGGCCATCGCGGCATGGTGGGCTCGGCCATCGAACGGGAGCTGCGCCAGCGCGGCTATCGGAACATCGTCACCCGCCTGCACAGCGAACTGGATCTGGAGAACCAGAACCAGGTCAACCGTTTTTTCTGCACGCAGCGCGTGGATACGGTCTACCTTGCCGCCGCGAAGGTGGGCGGGATCCTGGCCAACCAGAACCATCCGGTGGACTTCCTGTACCGCAACCTGATGATGGAATGCAATGTCATCCGGGCCGCGCACGCCGCCGGAGTGCGCCGCCTGCTGTTCCTGGGGTCGTCCTGCATCTATCCCAAGCTGGCACCGCAACCCATGCGCGAGGAGGTGTTGCTGACCGGCCCGCTGGAGCCGACCAACGAGGCGTATGCGATCGCCAAGATTGCCGGGCTGAAACTGTGCGAGGCCTACAACCGCCAGTACGGCGCCCGTTACCTGTGCGCCATGCCGACGAACCTGTACGGGCCGAACGACAACTACGACCTGGAAAACAGTCACGTGCTGCCCGCGCTGATCCGCAAGTTCCACGAAGCGCGCGAACAGGGGTCGCCCACGGTCACCATCTGGGGCACCGGCAAGCCGCGGCGCGAATTCCTCCACGTGGATGACCTGGCGCGCGCCTGCGTGATGCTGGCGGAGTCCGACCGTGCCGAGGGGGTATACAACGTCGGCGTGGGCAGCGACGTATCGATCGCCGAGCTCGCCGCCATGGTCGCGCAGGTGGTGGGCTATCACGGGGAACTGGTGTACGACACCGGCAAGCCGGACGGCACGCCGCGCAAGCTGCTCGACGTCAGCCGCATCCAGGCCCTGGGCTGGCGCCCGGAAATGGGGCTGCGCCAAGGCATCGAGTCCACCTATCACGACTACCTGCGCCATGCCGCCCGGCAGGCGCTGCCGCTTGCCTAG
- a CDS encoding putative colanic acid biosynthesis acetyltransferase, with translation MDTFQRLNLFQMPTGFRGRNALYVQLWWMVQSTAFRYSPQFAYGFRRFLLRLFGARIGQKVLVRASAKITYPWKVRIGDYSWIGDDVVLYSLADIDIGNHAVVSQRGYLCAGDHDAALPEFPIRGKPIVIEDGAWIATDVFIAPGVTIHQNAVIGARSSVFKDMPSGMVCHGTPCRPVRPRVRTLP, from the coding sequence ATGGACACTTTCCAAAGACTCAATCTTTTCCAGATGCCCACCGGCTTTCGCGGCCGGAACGCCTTGTACGTGCAGCTGTGGTGGATGGTGCAAAGCACCGCATTCCGCTATTCGCCCCAGTTCGCCTACGGCTTTCGGCGTTTCCTGCTGCGGCTGTTCGGAGCCCGTATCGGACAGAAGGTGCTGGTCCGCGCCAGCGCGAAAATCACCTATCCATGGAAGGTCCGCATCGGCGATTACTCCTGGATCGGCGACGATGTCGTCCTGTACAGCCTGGCCGACATCGACATCGGCAATCATGCGGTCGTCTCGCAGCGCGGTTATCTATGCGCCGGCGACCACGACGCCGCGCTGCCCGAATTTCCGATCCGCGGCAAGCCCATCGTGATCGAGGACGGTGCCTGGATCGCCACCGATGTCTTCATCGCCCCGGGCGTCACGATCCACCAGAACGCCGTCATCGGGGCGCGAAGCTCCGTCTTCAAGGATATGCCGTCCGGTATGGTCTGCCATGGGACGCCCTGCCGTCCGGTACGCCCACGCGTGCGGACGCTTCCATGA
- a CDS encoding O-antigen ligase family protein has protein sequence MRHVQNHYSTVPLLCAFVFSALALSNESLVIAVGGFKLSLFDLIFLAILAVKFVRLADPDAYQLPSAPITLLMGLNLLAWAYLIYMAPPPPGIEVGDMLRDMRIVVYFLITPYLCYRDIDGPEAYRKLQWTIVAAGLTVSALMIIKVALGFSTVDPVRDVNLGIWALPMSITSILYFREVLGLKSRTAYFLIMFMFMALVFSLNRSQYLQLAVTVGIAVALGGKVGALRRVTVIFAPAIVAGLLVFYAIGYLDVLASRVLTVEALDDDSSYGARVQEYEGQMDQFREEPLFGHGAGYRYWVMGEDGFELGTFAHNSWAFYLMKFGLVGTFAIMGPPLLLMLLSLGRRNGNAGLDMHRRYLIACVPIYIFIDSLSGGLAYAPKTALTGFLLTYCLSLLRNYRPALSPYEVAAARPVAPAGPVPPAGPRQRTPRPIIPGQAPGKTAYPRLPHHG, from the coding sequence ATGCGTCACGTCCAGAATCACTATTCGACCGTCCCCCTGCTGTGCGCCTTCGTGTTCAGCGCACTTGCGCTGAGCAACGAGTCGCTGGTCATCGCCGTAGGCGGCTTCAAGCTGTCGCTCTTCGATCTGATCTTCCTGGCCATCCTTGCCGTCAAGTTCGTCAGGCTGGCCGATCCGGACGCCTATCAGCTGCCTTCCGCGCCCATCACGCTGCTGATGGGGCTGAACCTGCTGGCCTGGGCCTACCTGATCTACATGGCACCGCCGCCGCCGGGCATCGAGGTCGGCGATATGTTGCGCGACATGCGCATCGTCGTCTATTTCCTGATAACCCCTTATCTCTGCTATCGGGATATCGACGGCCCGGAAGCCTATCGCAAGCTGCAATGGACCATCGTGGCCGCCGGCCTGACCGTATCGGCCCTGATGATCATCAAGGTAGCGCTAGGGTTCAGCACCGTGGATCCGGTACGCGACGTCAACCTGGGCATCTGGGCCCTGCCCATGTCCATCACGTCCATTCTTTACTTCCGGGAAGTGCTCGGCCTGAAATCGCGCACCGCGTATTTCCTGATCATGTTCATGTTCATGGCGCTGGTGTTTTCGCTGAATCGCAGCCAGTACCTGCAGCTTGCCGTCACGGTGGGCATCGCCGTGGCGCTCGGCGGCAAGGTCGGCGCATTGCGGCGGGTCACCGTGATCTTCGCGCCCGCCATCGTCGCCGGATTGCTGGTGTTCTACGCCATCGGCTATCTCGATGTGCTGGCGAGCCGGGTACTGACGGTCGAGGCCCTGGACGACGACTCCAGCTACGGGGCCCGCGTACAGGAATACGAGGGGCAGATGGATCAGTTCCGCGAAGAGCCCCTGTTCGGCCACGGGGCCGGCTACCGGTACTGGGTCATGGGCGAAGACGGGTTCGAGCTGGGCACGTTCGCGCATAACTCCTGGGCCTTCTACCTGATGAAGTTCGGGCTGGTGGGCACCTTCGCCATCATGGGGCCGCCGCTGCTCCTGATGCTGCTCTCGCTGGGGCGGCGCAACGGCAACGCCGGGCTGGACATGCATCGGCGCTACCTGATCGCCTGCGTTCCGATATACATCTTCATCGACTCCCTTTCCGGCGGACTGGCCTACGCGCCCAAGACCGCCCTGACGGGTTTTCTCCTGACCTACTGCCTGTCCTTGTTGCGCAACTACCGTCCGGCACTGTCGCCCTACGAGGTGGCGGCCGCGCGGCCCGTCGCGCCGGCCGGGCCTGTTCCGCCCGCGGGACCGCGTCAACGCACCCCGCGCCCGATCATTCCGGGGCAAGCGCCTGGAAAAACTGCCTACCCGAGGTTGCCGCACCATGGTTGA
- a CDS encoding glycosyltransferase family 2 protein, whose protein sequence is MLRSLMRKRHLKATRDLVDFVSRLQVPPPPADADSLPKITIVTPSYNQARFLERTILSVLNQGYPRLEYIIMDGGSTDGSVDIIRKYESHLAYWESKKDRGQSHAINKGFAMATGDYVGWQNSDDLYCAGALVKLGRAAAKRRPPIVNGHLYIADADNRIFRQVYYIPLTRAKLTVIRASIPNQVALFRRDSLEHHGLLKEEMRYCMDLELWSRLLHDGPNVIVPTAMGVYTAHEETKTALLQDVLEREREQIVGDIRATENGLGPLFGLSCRAAKVAAHARQGDLDYLFDKLLHKVAGRDDWNAH, encoded by the coding sequence ATGCTGAGGTCTTTGATGCGCAAGCGCCATTTGAAAGCCACCCGTGACCTGGTTGACTTCGTCAGCCGCCTGCAGGTGCCCCCGCCGCCGGCGGACGCCGACAGCCTGCCGAAGATCACCATCGTCACGCCGTCGTACAACCAGGCCCGCTTTCTGGAACGCACCATCCTGTCCGTGCTGAACCAGGGCTACCCGCGGCTGGAATACATCATCATGGACGGCGGCTCGACCGACGGCAGCGTGGACATCATCCGCAAGTACGAATCGCACCTGGCCTATTGGGAGAGCAAGAAGGACCGCGGACAATCGCATGCCATCAACAAAGGCTTCGCCATGGCAACCGGCGATTACGTCGGCTGGCAGAACTCCGACGACCTGTACTGCGCCGGCGCGCTGGTCAAGCTGGGCCGGGCTGCCGCCAAGCGTCGTCCGCCCATCGTCAACGGCCACCTCTACATCGCCGATGCCGACAACCGCATCTTCCGCCAGGTCTACTACATTCCCCTGACGCGCGCCAAGCTGACCGTCATACGCGCGTCCATCCCCAACCAGGTCGCGCTGTTCCGCCGCGACAGCCTGGAGCACCACGGCCTGCTGAAAGAGGAAATGCGCTATTGCATGGATCTGGAGCTGTGGAGCCGCCTGCTGCATGACGGACCCAACGTCATCGTCCCCACGGCCATGGGCGTCTATACGGCGCACGAGGAAACCAAGACCGCCCTGCTGCAGGATGTCCTGGAGCGCGAGCGCGAGCAGATCGTCGGCGACATCCGCGCCACCGAAAACGGCCTGGGTCCGCTATTCGGCCTGTCGTGCCGGGCGGCCAAGGTCGCGGCGCATGCGCGCCAGGGCGATCTGGATTATCTGTTCGACAAGCTGCTGCACAAGGTAGCCGGTCGCGACGACTGGAATGCTCACTAA
- a CDS encoding glycosyltransferase, with the protein MVDILFVVPDLHRGGVGRCVYFMLEDLPKHGFTTSLFCMREIEHEFSPSKANVTRGIARKLGNRAMQISAPWSLARLIATIRRERPAVVCSHGLICNILVAAARTLMSGSFRTVAFEHNSPSAHYRSTSLGGLKRALLRSCYGAHDDVVGVSRGVARDLIAMVPSLRDKCRHIYNGIPLDEVRAQARAPGQTLPRDGKLHVVSVGRLVRNKGFQTLIDAACLLNDPGIVFTIIGEGPQRGEFEAQIAARQPGSPVRLVGHVDNPFPMLASADIFLSVSERESFGIVLVEALCLGIPVVATDCPSGPAEILEDGKFGELVPVGDAAAVARAIQSLADDGSRREHLSDLGPQRAADFSLERHCRNVADLFQPLLRKQALDRVGART; encoded by the coding sequence ATGGTTGATATTCTCTTCGTCGTTCCGGACCTGCATCGCGGTGGCGTCGGCCGATGCGTCTACTTCATGCTGGAAGACCTGCCCAAGCACGGTTTCACCACATCGCTGTTCTGCATGCGGGAGATCGAGCACGAGTTCAGTCCCAGCAAGGCCAACGTCACGCGCGGCATCGCCCGCAAGCTCGGCAACCGGGCCATGCAGATTTCCGCGCCCTGGAGCCTGGCGCGGCTGATCGCCACCATCCGCCGCGAACGGCCCGCGGTCGTCTGTTCGCATGGCCTGATCTGCAACATCCTGGTCGCCGCCGCGCGCACGCTGATGTCCGGCAGCTTCCGCACGGTCGCCTTCGAGCACAACAGCCCGTCCGCGCACTACCGCTCCACCAGCCTGGGGGGACTGAAGCGCGCGCTCTTGCGCAGCTGCTACGGAGCCCATGACGACGTGGTGGGTGTCTCGCGGGGCGTCGCGCGCGACCTGATCGCCATGGTCCCCTCGCTGCGCGACAAATGCCGGCACATCTACAACGGCATCCCCCTCGACGAAGTGCGCGCACAGGCCCGCGCGCCCGGCCAGACGCTGCCGCGCGACGGCAAGCTGCACGTCGTGTCGGTGGGCCGCCTGGTCCGCAACAAGGGATTCCAGACGCTGATCGACGCGGCCTGCCTGCTCAACGATCCGGGCATCGTCTTCACCATCATCGGCGAAGGGCCCCAGCGCGGCGAATTCGAGGCACAGATCGCCGCGCGGCAGCCCGGCAGTCCGGTGCGCCTGGTCGGCCACGTCGACAATCCTTTCCCCATGCTGGCCAGCGCGGATATCTTCCTTTCGGTCTCGGAGCGCGAAAGCTTCGGCATCGTGCTGGTGGAAGCCCTGTGCCTGGGCATACCCGTGGTCGCGACCGACTGCCCGTCGGGACCCGCCGAAATCCTGGAGGACGGCAAGTTCGGCGAACTCGTCCCCGTCGGCGACGCGGCCGCCGTGGCGCGCGCCATCCAGTCGCTGGCCGACGACGGCTCGCGCCGTGAGCATCTTTCCGACCTCGGTCCCCAGCGGGCCGCGGACTTTTCCCTGGAACGCCACTGCCGCAATGTGGCCGACCTCTTCCAGCCCCTGCTGCGCAAGCAGGCCCTGGACCGCGTAGGAGCGCGCACATGA
- the gmd gene encoding GDP-mannose 4,6-dehydratase, whose amino-acid sequence MPKRALITGITGQDGAYLAEFLLGKGYEVHGIKRRASLFNTARIDHLYQDPHTSPRNFVLHHGDMTDACSLIRIVQAVQPDEIYNLAAQSHVGVSFEEPEYTANADGLGTLRLLEAMRILKMEDRTRLYQASTSELYGMVQEVPQRETTPFYPRSPYAVAKLYAYWICVNYREAYGMYACNGILFNHESPRRGETFVTRKITRALARIALGLEDCLYLGNLSALRDWGHARDYVEMQWLMLQQDKPEDYVIATGMQYSVRDFINIAARELGLLLAWEGEGVNETATVLLSPAYEAVKPGQVIVRVDPRYFRPTEVETLLGDPTKAREKLGWTPRTSFEGLVKEMIANDLKEAQRDALVEQNGYEVYAYKE is encoded by the coding sequence ATGCCAAAACGGGCACTGATTACGGGAATCACCGGCCAGGACGGCGCATATCTCGCCGAGTTTCTCCTGGGCAAAGGCTATGAGGTGCACGGCATCAAGCGCCGCGCCTCGCTTTTCAATACCGCCCGCATCGATCACCTGTACCAGGATCCTCACACCAGCCCGCGCAACTTCGTGCTGCACCATGGCGACATGACGGACGCCTGCAGTCTGATCCGCATCGTGCAGGCCGTGCAGCCGGACGAGATCTACAACCTGGCCGCGCAAAGCCACGTCGGCGTCTCGTTCGAGGAACCCGAATACACCGCCAATGCCGATGGCCTGGGCACGCTGCGCCTGCTGGAAGCGATGCGCATCCTGAAGATGGAAGACCGCACCCGGCTGTACCAGGCGTCGACCTCCGAGCTCTACGGCATGGTGCAGGAAGTCCCCCAGCGGGAAACCACGCCCTTCTATCCTCGCAGCCCCTACGCGGTCGCCAAGCTGTACGCCTACTGGATCTGCGTGAACTACCGCGAAGCCTACGGCATGTACGCGTGCAACGGCATCCTCTTCAACCACGAATCGCCGCGGCGCGGGGAAACCTTCGTCACCCGCAAGATCACCCGCGCGCTGGCGCGCATCGCGCTAGGGCTGGAGGACTGCCTGTACCTGGGCAACCTGTCCGCGCTGCGCGATTGGGGACACGCGCGCGACTACGTGGAAATGCAATGGCTGATGCTGCAGCAGGACAAACCGGAGGACTACGTCATCGCGACCGGCATGCAGTACAGCGTGCGCGATTTCATCAATATCGCCGCGCGCGAACTGGGGCTGCTGCTGGCCTGGGAAGGCGAAGGCGTCAACGAGACCGCCACCGTTCTGCTGAGCCCCGCCTATGAGGCGGTGAAGCCGGGCCAGGTCATCGTGCGCGTGGATCCGCGCTACTTCCGCCCGACGGAGGTGGAAACGCTGCTGGGGGATCCGACGAAGGCAAGGGAAAAGCTGGGATGGACGCCGCGCACCAGCTTCGAAGGCCTGGTCAAGGAAATGATCGCCAACGACCTGAAGGAAGCGCAGCGCGACGCCCTGGTCGAACAGAACGGCTACGAAGTCTACGCCTACAAGGAATAG
- a CDS encoding glycosyltransferase family 2 protein, protein MTRVPVSVIVMTKNEERNIEKCLRALSDFDEVFVVDSHSTDRTVEMATALGARVVQFEWNRRYPKKKQWCLDNLPFSHDVVLYVDADEVMSPALAREINDCLPRFAQGAGGAFVGFDYVFCGKLLRHGHRVYKLVLLPRARSRFLDYNDLDVANMWEVEGHYQPQVTGPVFLLKHRMAHHDHDGLFHYFDKHNKYSDWEASLRVKGLLNDPREANIGLRSAMKRIFAAMPFKAAAAFVHCYIVRLGFLDGKTGLDYAVARSMYYWQIGIKARELRAAMAAASPAADANADPVRGGTH, encoded by the coding sequence ATGACCCGTGTACCAGTATCCGTGATCGTCATGACCAAGAACGAGGAACGGAACATCGAAAAATGCCTGCGGGCACTGAGCGATTTCGACGAAGTCTTCGTCGTCGATTCGCACAGTACCGACCGGACCGTCGAGATGGCCACCGCCCTGGGCGCGCGCGTGGTGCAGTTCGAATGGAACCGGCGGTATCCGAAGAAGAAGCAATGGTGCCTGGACAACCTGCCCTTCTCCCACGACGTGGTGCTCTACGTGGACGCCGACGAAGTCATGAGCCCGGCGCTGGCACGCGAAATCAACGACTGCCTGCCGCGCTTCGCCCAGGGCGCGGGCGGCGCCTTCGTCGGCTTCGACTACGTTTTCTGCGGCAAGCTGCTGCGCCACGGCCATCGCGTGTACAAGCTGGTGCTGCTGCCGCGCGCACGCTCGCGCTTCCTGGACTACAACGACCTGGACGTCGCCAATATGTGGGAAGTCGAGGGTCACTACCAGCCGCAGGTCACCGGGCCGGTGTTCCTGCTCAAGCACCGCATGGCGCACCATGACCACGACGGCTTGTTCCACTACTTCGACAAGCACAACAAATACTCCGACTGGGAGGCCAGCCTGCGCGTCAAGGGGCTGCTGAACGATCCGCGCGAGGCCAATATCGGCCTGCGTTCCGCCATGAAGCGCATCTTCGCCGCCATGCCCTTCAAGGCCGCGGCGGCCTTCGTGCACTGCTACATCGTGCGCCTGGGGTTCCTGGACGGCAAGACCGGACTGGACTACGCCGTGGCGCGATCCATGTATTACTGGCAGATCGGCATCAAGGCGCGCGAGCTGCGCGCGGCGATGGCGGCTGCCTCTCCCGCCGCCGACGCCAACGCCGATCCCGTGCGTGGCGGCACACATTGA
- a CDS encoding GDP-mannose mannosyl hydrolase — translation MSTDRQARTAAGRLSTERFRAAVDMLPLVSIDLLVRDQRGRYLLGLRGNPPAQGRWFVPGGRIRKGEALAQALERLAGEELGMTLPPAHWRLRGVYEHFYDINFAGEPGMPTHYVVLAYQTQLPAGPLASALPASQHLGYRWDTPEDAAADAQVHPYTKAYFTEQHP, via the coding sequence ATGTCTACTGACCGACAGGCGCGGACCGCCGCGGGCAGGCTCAGCACCGAGCGCTTCCGCGCCGCGGTCGACATGCTGCCGCTGGTCTCCATCGACCTGTTGGTGCGGGACCAGCGGGGACGCTATCTGCTGGGCCTGCGCGGCAACCCGCCGGCCCAGGGGCGGTGGTTCGTACCGGGTGGACGCATCCGCAAGGGCGAAGCGCTGGCGCAGGCGCTGGAGCGCCTGGCCGGCGAGGAACTCGGCATGACCCTGCCGCCGGCGCACTGGCGCCTGCGCGGCGTGTACGAACACTTCTACGACATCAATTTCGCCGGCGAACCCGGGATGCCCACCCATTACGTGGTGCTGGCATATCAGACGCAATTGCCGGCCGGTCCGTTGGCGTCGGCACTCCCTGCCAGCCAGCACCTGGGCTACCGCTGGGACACCCCCGAGGATGCCGCGGCCGACGCGCAAGTGCATCCCTACACGAAGGCCTACTTCACGGAGCAACATCCATGA
- a CDS encoding lipopolysaccharide biosynthesis protein, which translates to MRALVRKYISGNASFWGLMEYGLGPLIALAATPVLLRQLGTVGFGQFAMIMALAGFGNVANLGAAVTGTKLVSERLHERGGAMRGAGVSFSLVGCALIFVVALALLAWGGVSWLWPDATFGGIAVSTLALPALAVYLSQQFDQLFTGCLKGREAFATTALCEVGGRLTAYTVTCSVAMLTGSPTLASLTQACGLLATGLVKMHLFARREGHYFVRPLLDRRAMGAAFRFSRWSWFNSLSAVAFGSVDRILVGSLLGPATLAIYTVGAQVGQMIHTASVAIFQKTMPRISHLAAGADGERAVSKEVRRLMAVNLALSLFGTALALAISGPALSLMLGHAYTPGHLATFRLLIVAAGLLSLNVVAHFSLLGMGNSRAVAVLNGLAGVSMVCVLFLLVAPVGEIAAGWARIAYSVTTLYGIYLALRQSRPPPFVPARTATR; encoded by the coding sequence ATGCGTGCGCTCGTCAGGAAATACATCTCCGGGAACGCCTCGTTCTGGGGCTTGATGGAATACGGACTGGGGCCGCTCATCGCCCTGGCCGCCACGCCCGTCCTGCTGCGCCAGCTCGGCACGGTGGGCTTCGGGCAGTTCGCCATGATCATGGCGCTGGCGGGCTTCGGCAACGTCGCCAACCTGGGGGCAGCGGTGACCGGCACCAAGCTGGTTTCCGAACGCCTGCACGAGCGGGGCGGCGCCATGCGCGGAGCCGGGGTCAGCTTCTCGCTGGTCGGCTGCGCCCTTATCTTCGTGGTGGCGCTGGCGCTGCTGGCCTGGGGTGGCGTGTCCTGGCTATGGCCCGATGCCACTTTCGGCGGCATCGCGGTGTCGACCCTGGCGCTGCCAGCCCTTGCCGTATACCTGAGCCAGCAGTTCGACCAGTTGTTCACCGGTTGCCTGAAGGGCCGCGAAGCATTCGCGACCACGGCCCTGTGCGAAGTCGGCGGCCGCCTTACCGCCTACACGGTGACCTGCAGCGTGGCGATGCTGACCGGTTCCCCCACGCTGGCCAGCCTGACGCAGGCGTGCGGCCTGCTCGCGACGGGGCTGGTCAAGATGCATCTGTTTGCCCGTCGCGAAGGCCATTACTTCGTGCGGCCGCTGCTGGATCGCCGGGCAATGGGCGCGGCCTTCCGATTTTCGCGGTGGTCCTGGTTCAACAGCCTGAGCGCCGTCGCCTTCGGCTCGGTCGACCGCATCCTGGTGGGATCGCTGCTGGGTCCGGCCACCCTGGCCATCTATACCGTTGGCGCCCAGGTCGGACAAATGATCCATACCGCCTCGGTGGCCATATTCCAGAAGACCATGCCGCGCATCAGCCATCTCGCCGCCGGCGCCGATGGCGAGCGCGCGGTCTCGAAAGAAGTGCGCCGCCTGATGGCGGTCAACCTGGCGTTGTCCCTGTTCGGTACCGCGCTTGCCCTGGCGATCAGCGGGCCCGCCCTTTCCCTGATGCTCGGCCATGCCTATACACCCGGCCACCTCGCGACTTTCAGGCTGCTGATCGTCGCCGCGGGCCTGCTCTCCCTGAATGTCGTTGCCCATTTCTCGCTGCTGGGCATGGGCAACAGCCGCGCGGTGGCCGTACTGAACGGCCTGGCCGGGGTCAGCATGGTCTGCGTGCTGTTCCTGCTGGTGGCGCCTGTGGGCGAGATCGCCGCGGGCTGGGCGCGCATCGCGTATTCGGTGACGACGCTCTACGGCATCTACCTCGCACTGCGCCAGTCGCGCCCGCCGCCCTTCGTTCCAGCCCGTACCGCAACACGATAG